One segment of Manihot esculenta cultivar AM560-2 chromosome 4, M.esculenta_v8, whole genome shotgun sequence DNA contains the following:
- the LOC110613989 gene encoding glycerol-3-phosphate acyltransferase 9, with product MRSPAKLKTSSSELDLDRPNIEDYLPSGSAIQEPHGKLRLRDLLDISPILTEAAGAIVDDSFTRCFKSNPPEPWNWNIYLFPLWCCGVVIRYGILFPTRVLILTIGWIIFLSSYIPVHFLLKGNDKLRKKLERCLVELICSFFVASWTGVVKYHGPRPSMRPKQVFVANHTSMIDFIILEQMTAFAVIMQKHPGWVGLLQSTILESLGCIWFNRSESKDREIVAKKLREHVQGADNNPLLIFPEGTCVNNHYTVMFKKGAFELGCTVCPIAIKYNKLFVDAFWNSRKQSFTMHLLQLMTSWAVVCDVWYLEPQNLKPGETPIEFAERVRDIISVRAGLKKVPWDGYLKYSRPSPKHRERKQQRFAESVLRRMEEK from the exons ATGAGAAGTCCTGCTAAGCTAAAAACCTCGAGCTCTGAATTGGACTTAGATCGACCCAATATCGAAGATTACCTTCCTTCCGGATCTGCCATTCAAGAACCTCACGGCAAGCTTCGCCT GCGTGATTTGCTTGACATTTCGCCAATCCTAACAGAGGCTGCTGGTGCTATTGTTGAT GACTCATTTACACGATGTTTCAAGTCAAATCCCCCAGAACCATGGAATTGGAATATATATCTGTTTCCCCTGTGGTGTTGTGGTGTGGTAATTCGATATGGGATTTTGTTCCCTACCAG GGTTCTAATACTGACTATAGGGTGGATTATTTTTCTTTCGTCCTACATACCTGTTCATTTTCTACTGAAAGGGAATGACAAGTTGAGAAAAAAGCTAGAG AGGTGTTTGGTGGAGTTAATTTGCAGCTTCTTTGTGGCATCATGGACTGGAGTTGTCAAGTACCACGGGCCACGGCCAAGCATGCGACCTAAACAG GTTTTTGTGGCCAATCATACCTCCATGATTGATTTTATCATCTTAGAACAGATGACTGCTTTTGCTGTTATTATGCAGAAACATCCTGGTTGGGTTG GACTATTGCAAAGCACTATATTAGAGAGCCTAGGATGTATCTGGTTCAATCGTTCAGAGTCAAAGGATCGTGAAATTGTAGCGAAAAA gTTAAGGGAACATGTTCAGGGAGCTGACAATAACCCACTTCTTATATTTCCTGAAGGAACTTGTGTCAACAACCACTATACTGTGATGTTCAAAAAG GGCGCATTTGAACTGGGCTGTACTGTTTGCCCAATTGCAATCAAATACAATAAACTTTTTGTTGATGCTTTTTGGAACAGCCGGAA GCAGTCCTTTACAATGCATCTACTGCAACTCATGACATCCTGGGctgttgtttgtgatgtgtGGTACTTGGAGCCTCAAAATCTGAAACCTGGAGAGACGCCCATCGAATTCGCAGAGAG GGTCAGGGACATAATATCTGTACGAGCAGGTCTCAAAAAGGTTCCTTGGGATGGATATCTGAAGTACTCTCGCCCTAGCCCAAAACATAGGGAGCGAAA GCAACAAAGATTTGCCGAGTCGGTGCTACGACGCATGGAGGAGAAATGA